Part of the Halomarina litorea genome is shown below.
GCCCGAACAGTAGCCCGTCTCGCGCATCATCTCGAGGTCGAAGGTGGTGCGTTCCTCGATGCGCTGGGCGGCCACGAGATCCCCCTGTCGCTCGAAGTACGACACCCGGTCGTGCATCAGGTCCTCGATCTCCTCGATGGCGTTCTCCAGACGCCCTTCGGGGATGGAGTAGTGCTCCGCCGGGTGGACGAGGACGGCCCCCTGTTCACCCTTCGACTCGCCTTCGAGGACGTCGACCTTCTGCATCCGGTCGATCTCGTCGCCCCAGAACTCGATGCGGACGGCGTAGCGACCGTACATCGGGAACACCTCGACGGTGTCGCCCCGGACGCGGAAGGTACCCTGCGTGAAGTCCACGTCGTTGCGCTCGTAGTTCAGGTCCACGAGCCCCTTCAGCAACTCGTCGCGGTCCATCTGCTGGCCCGTCTCCAGTCGCATCGCCATGTCGACGTAGTTACGCGGGTCACCGAGGCCGTAGATGGCCGACACCGAGGCGACGACGATGACGTCGTCGCGGGTGAGCAGCGAGCGAGTGGCGGAGTGTCGGAGCCGGTCTATCTCGTCGTTGATGGAGGCGTCCTTGTCGATGTAGGTGTCCGACTGCTCGACGTACGCCTCGGGCTGGTAGTAGTCGTAGTACGAGACGAAGTACTCCACCGCGTTGTCCGGGAAGAGGTTGCGGAACTCGTCGTACAGTTGGGCCGCGAGGGTCTTGTTGTGCGCGAGGACGAGCGTCGGCTGCTGTATCTCCTCGACGGTCCACGAGACAGTGTTGGTCTTGCCCGACCCCGTCACCCCGAGCAGGGTCTGTTCTCCCATCCCCTCGCGGTAGCCGCGGGCCAGTTGCTCGATGGCCTCCGGCTGGTCGCCGGCGGGGTCGAACGGCGCGTCGACCCGGAACGGCCGGTCGAGTCCGGGGCGGTCCGGCGAGAGCGGAGAGCCTGCGTCACTCATTGGTCGAACGTCGGGCCGGGCGTACTTCAGGCGCTCGCCTGCGGGGTGAAAGTGAACTCGTCGGGAGGGCTCCGGCACGGTTCGCGCCGATGGCAAGGCGTTACTGTCACCGGCTCACACGCCCGGTATGGCCCCCTCGTCGGACGAGGCCGACTACGCCGCCCGCGCCCGCGACCACCTCGGGTTCTCGCGGTGGTGGCTGGTCGTCGCCGCCATCCTCGCCATGGCCGCCATCAGCCCCTATCAGTACGTCTGGTCGTCCATCGAGGGACCGCTGGCCGAGGACCTCGGCGTCCCGCTCCCCCAGCTAGGCGTCGTCTTCACCCTGTTCGTAATCGTACAGGCGGGGTCGCAGTTCCCCGTCGGGTGGTGGCGCGACGAACACGGCCCGCGCGCCCTGACGGTCCTCTCGGCGTTGCTCGCCGGGGGCGCGTACTTCCTGCTGTCGTACGCCACCGAAATCTGGCACCTCTACGCGCTCTACTCGCTGGGCGCGGTGGGCGTCGGCATCGCCTACACCGTCGCCGTCAACACTGCCATCAAGTGGTTCCCCGACCGCCGCGGCCTCACGACCGGACTCGGCACGATGGCGTACGCGGGCGGGGCGGCGCTGGTCGTCCCGTACGTCCGGGCGAACGCCACCGTCGCCGCCTACTCCGACGTGTTGCGGACGATGGGCGTCGGCATCGGTCTCTGCATCCTCGTCGCCGCGTTCGTCCTCCGGGACCCGCCCGCCTCGTGGTACGACCGGGTGGCGACGGACGGCGGCGAGGGCGAGGCCGAGAATACCGCGTCGGCGGGCCGGAACGTCGGCCCCCGGACGATGCTCCGGACGTGGCAGTTCTGGCTCATGTACGGGATGTTCGTCGCCGGGAGCGGTGCGGGCCTGATGCTCACCGCGAAGATCGTCTCGTTCGCCGGCGCGATGGAGTTGACCGCGGTGACGGCGACGCTCTCGGCGACGCTCCTCCCCATCGCGGGCGGCGTCGGTCGGGTCGTGATGGGCGGCCTCTCCGACCGGACGAGCCGCCGGACGGCGCTGGTCGCCTCCTTCGGCCTCACGGGCCTCGGACTCCTCGCAGTCGTAGAGTTCAGCCGGGTCGGGCCGACCGTCGCCTTCCTCCTCTCGGTGGTCGTCGCCACGTTCTTCTGGAGCGCCCAGTACACCCTCTTTCCCAGCATCGTGGCGGACTACTACGGCGAGCAGCGCTCCTCGGCCAACTACGCGCTGCTCTACTCGGGGAAGATGTGGGGCGGCGTCTTCGGCGGGGCGGTCACCGGGTGGCTGGTGACGGTCGTGGGATGGCCCACGACGTTTCAGGTCGGGGCAACGCTGGCGCTCGTGGCGGGCGTGGCAGCGGTGGCGCTGCGCCCGCCGACGGTCGATGGCGTCGGCCACGCGTCGGAGACGGCGGTCGGGAGCGAGGACTAGCCCGTTCGAGACGGCCGGGTCGCGCGTCGTCGGCCCGACGCCCGAGTGGACGGACGGGGACCGACGTGACTCCGGTCGGCCCGACGGGGACTCACGACGGGTCCAGCGGTTCGCTGACCAGCAGGTACACGTCCTCGCCGCGCGCCACCGGCTTCCGGTAGAGCACCCCGCGGTCGACGAGCCAGGCCACCGCGCCCCCCGCCGCCTCCGGCGAGCAACCCAGCGCCTCCGCGAGTTCGGTGACCGTGAGCAGGGGTACCTCCTGGGACCGGAAGACGGCGAGGACGGTGTCGAGGGACAGCAATCGCCCCCGCTCCAGCGGTTCGCCCACCTTGTCGTCCCTGAACGGGAGTCCCGTCTGCTCTACGATGAAGAACCGGCGGCAGTCGGGGAGGTGGTGCGGGCCCGCAACGAACGGCCGGACCCCGCAGTACCGACACTCGTGGCTCAGCGCCAGGTCGTTTCCCGTGGTCTGAGTCGGCTGGTGGCGGGCACAGGTGACGCTGTGGTGCGGCCCTTCGCTGAACGGTCTCACGCCGCAGAACAGACAGCGGCTCCGGTAGTTGTACCCGCGTCGGACCATGACACCATCACTCGCTAGGAGGCGAGCGTCGTGAATAACCGTTGTGTACTACTGCTGATAATTTCCCGACGGCGTGGTCGTCAGGCCTCCGAGCGTCCCCGATTCCCTCGGGAGGACCCGGGACCCGGTGGTGACGCCACTCGTCGAGAGAGAAGGTCGTGGGGCCAGGTCGGCCCCGGTCCGGGAGCGAGTTCAGACCGCGCGGCGCTCTTTCGCCTTCGGGCGGAGCTTGCTGTAGCCGCACTTGCGGCAGTGCTCGGCACGCTGGGGGTTGCGGGCGTTACAGCGCATACAGATCATCTTCGAGAGGATTCGCGCCTCCGCTTCGTCGAAACTGGCCATGTCGGACCGTCAGGGCCCGCGCGGTTAAGGATTGCGAGTCACCGAGCGGGCGCACGAAATTAAGTGTGGTGGGTGCTAGCGCTCAGTATGGGACTGTACGACCACCTCGCCGACCTGCCGCTGGTCGTCGAGGACCACGACCGTACGAGACAGTCGCGGGCCACCTCGTCGGGGTTCGAGCGCGTCTCGACGACGTTCGCCCTCCACGGCGCGGGCGAGACGGGGAAGGGCGAAGACGTGACGTACGACGCCGAGGACCACGAGGCGCTGACGGGGTGGCGCTTCTCCTTCGAGGGCGAGTACACCCTCGCCGGGTTCTCCGAGTTCCTCGACGGTGTGGAACTGTTCCCCGGCCACCCACAGCGCGAGGACTCGCGACACTACCGGCGCTGGGCCGTCGAGAGCGCGGCCCTCGACCTGGCGCTCAGACAGGCCGACACCTCGCTGGCGGCGGCGTTGAACCGCGACCCCGCCCCCGTTAGATTCGTCGTGAGCACGCGTCTGGAGGGCGGGTCGACTGACCGCCTCGAGGCGTTACTGGACGCCTACCCCGACGTGGAGTTCAAACTCGACCCGACCGCGGAGTGGGACGAGGACCTGATAGCCGACGTCGCGGCGCTGGACCGGGTTCGCATCCTCGACCTGAAGGGCCAGTACCGGGGCACCGTCGTCGACGGCGACCCGGACCCGGACCTGTACGAACGGGTCGTCGACGGGTTCCCCGAGGCCGTCGTCGAGGACCCGGCGGTGACCGACGAGACGCGGGCGGTGGTCGAACGCGTGGCCGACCGGGTCTCCTGGGACGCACCCATCACGGGCGTCCAGAGCATCCGTGACCTCCCGTTCGACCCCCACTGGCTGAACGTCAAGCCCTCCCGGTTCGGCACCGTCGAGTCGCTGTTCGACAGCATCGAGTACGCCCGCAAGCGGGACGTGACGCTCTACGGCGGCGGCCAGTTCGAACTCGACGTGGGTCGCGGGCAGATTCAGACCCTCGCCTCGCTGTGCTACCCAGACGGCCCCAACGACGTCGCCCCCGGCGGCTACAACGACCCGGACGTGTCTGGCGGCCTGCAGACGAGTCCCCTCCCCGCGCGGACCACCGAGGGGTTCCGGTAACTCCGACGGAGCTATAACTCAGTTGTTCTGTTTCCGCTGGCTTAATATCTCGCGAGGTGTACGGAGAGGTATGAGTATCGATACCGAGTCAGATGCGTCTTCGCGAATCGAGGCGGTCGTCGCGGCCGTCAGCGAGTGGCCGGGCATCAGCCTCGTCGAGGGGCGGTCGGGCGGCCGGACCGTCCGACTGGGGCCCCGCGAGATCGGCACCCTGCGGTACGCGGGCACGCTGACCATCACCTACCCGGTCGTCCTCCACGAGGCGCTCGTCGACGCCGGCTGGGCGGCCCCCGACCCGCTGGCTCCCGTCAGCGGCCGGACGGTCTTCCGCGTCCGGAGCGGGGCCGACATCGAGCGGGCGCTCTCGCTCCTGCGGGTCTCCTATCTCTTCCACGCCCTCCGGCGCTCCGACACCCCCGAGGGTCGCGAGGCGCTGGACGCCGTCGACGTGCCCGCCGACCTCGACCACGTCGGGGCCCCCTACCCGGTCCGCGAGTTCCTCGTCAAACTCGCCGGCCGCCCGGCCTGACTCGGCTACCGTTCCCCGGGCGAATCTCCGTTCTCGTCGCTCTCTTCGTCCGCGAGGTAGTCCGACTGGACGGCGACCACCTCGCTCGAATCCGCACACGCCGCGTACCGGCGCAACGGTTCGTCGTTCAGTTCGAGGAACGTGTGACCCCACCGGAACTTCGAGAGGATGTCCTCGGCGTGCTCTCGCTCCCCGAGGATGCAGAGCGCTCCCGCGAACGCCTCGACGGTGTTCAGGCGGAACGGCGTCCCGTAGCTGACGGGGTTGCCCGCGACGAGGAACGGGAGCGCCCGGTGGTGGCCCCGCAGGTCGAACGCCTCCCGTTTGGCCGTCTCCCACGAGCAGTCGAGGGCGACGAGGGCGTCGAATCCGTCCTTGTCGGGCGGCGAGAGCGCCTGCTCCGCGAAGGGGTCGAGGACGATGCCCGTCGGCGTGGCTCGCGCCGAACGGTGTAACTCCGTGAGGTCGAACCGCGCCAGTTTCCGGGCGCTGCACTTCTTCGGGTCGTCGTCGCCCTCGTACCGCACGTGCAGTTCCACACCCGGGGTAGTCGGGAGGGGGCTAAAAGCGCCCCGTCACGCAGGCGTCCGGGCCAGCCACTCACCTACCGTCTCCAGTACCGACAGGACCGCGTCGGGGTCACGGACCTGCCCCCCGTCGACTCCCTCGGCGGCGTCCGCGACTCGCCGGGGAGTCGTCGCGTCCACCGTCGTCACCCGGACGGGCGTCAGGTCGGCGAGTGCCGCGAAGTACCGGCGCTGTGGTTCGGCGAACCGGAGGTGGTAGTCGAAGTTCCGGCGACGCCGGTCGGTGTCCCCTCGGCGACGCGCGCGGAGGTCCTCCTCTTGGACCCGCAGGAGGACGTAGGCGTCCGGGAAGGCGATGCTCCCGGCCCGAGCCGCCGCCTCGTACCGACCGAGGACGCAGGGGACGGAGGGTGGTCGGGGGAGGTGGTGTTCGCAGTCGAGGGCCGCGGCGACCCAGTTGTACCAGAGTGGCTGGAACGGGTCCCCGTCGAGGACGGCGAGTCGGCTCTCCCGTTCGGCGGCGACGGCACGCGTCCACCGGTCGCACTGTCGGTCGGCGTACCAGCCCTCCGGGGCGTCGGCGGGCCGGTCGAACAGGTCGGTCACTTCCGGGACGTGGACGGCACCGCGGTCGGCCAGCAGCCGCGCGCCGGTGGTCTTCCCGGCGGCACTCGGCCCGGCGAGACAGACGACGGTCACGAACGGGGTACCCGACGGGCGGGGATGAGCGGTCCGGTCCGGCGCGACCACTTTTGTCACCCGCCCGCCGACGGGAGGGTATGGAGTCCCAGTCGCTCGCCCGCGAGTACTACCGCGCCATCGACGAGGGGGACTACGAGGCGCTCACGGACCTCCTCGCGCCCGACTTCGTCCACGACCGGCCCGACCGGAGCATCGAGGGCCGCGAGGCGTTCGTCCGGTTCATGCGCGAGGAACGCCCCGAGACGGACACCACCCACGAGGTGGACGCCCTCTACCGGGGCGGGGACCGCGTGGCCGCCGAGGGACGACTCGTCCGGTCGACCGGCGAGGTGTGGTTCCGATTCGTCGACGTGTTCACCACCAGCGACGGGACCCTGACGGGCCTGACGACCTACACCCACTGACTCCCCCGGTCTCGGTAGTGCTCACGAGGGATTCGGACGGGTACGTATCGAACTGACGACAGAATTAAGGACGGTTCGGCGGCTATCGTCGCCCGGTACGCCGCCGCGGCGCGTCCGACACGACGCGTCGCGACGGTACCCCCACCACCAATGTCGAAACCCGAAGACCGAGGTACGTCGGCGACTGGAGAACGGGTCCACCGCGAGTACATCCTCGACGTGCGCGTCGTCGAGTGTCCGACGGACGAGGGACCCCGCTACCGCTTCGAGGCACCACACCACCGGGGCGTGACCTTCGAGCGCGCGGAGACGGCCGAACTGTACGCGGACGTCTACTTCGACGTCAACGGCTTCCAGGAGGAGGGGACGGGCGAACGGGGCGTCCCGCCCGAGGTGATACAGGCCGGGCGCGACACCCTCGCGGCGTACATGCTCACCCAGCCGTTCGCCGACACGAACTGGGTCGCGTCGTTCTACGGCGTGAAACCCGAGCGAATCGACCGCTACGTCTCGTGGGTCCGCGAACGCGCCGAGGAGGTCCGGACCGGCGCGACCGAGATGGGAATGGAGTGAGTGGCCCGCACGCCCGTCGTCACTGGACTGTCGTGAGAGTCCCGTCTGCGAGACGAGCCACCCTCCGGAACCGCACGACTGAACAGCCGAGAGAGTATCCGAAACCGACCAGTTGCACTCGGGAGCACTACGTTGTCACCCGTCACGAACGGTATTGAATCATCACTGTCCGTATCCGTATTACGAACCTACTTCCGTCGAAACTTCGGCACTTCGAGTGCATGGTCGAGTTCACTCGGCGGAACCTGATGGAGACGTCCGTGGCGGCCGCACTCGGGGCGAGCGTGGCCGGAGAAGCGAGCGGGCAGGAGGAGGACGGAGACACCCCCGGCGCACCGATGGTGCGCGACGGAACGCTGGAGCGCTTCGCGTGGACGGCACTCGGCGCTGAGGTCACCGGCCCGGAGGTGACCCGGAGCGGGACGCTCTTCTTCAGCGTCCAGCACCCGAGCAGGGCGAACCCGGCACCGTTCAACAAGGGGAGCATCGGCTACGTGAAGGGCTACGACTTCACGGCCGGCAGCGAGGTCGGCACCGTCGGCATCCCGAAGACGAACGAACAGCAGGGTCGGGTGAAGGTGGGAAGCGGCGAGTTCACCGTCCTCGCACAGGAGGGCGACAACATCGGCGGCGGCCACGACCTGGGCTATCCGGTCACGCCCGACGGCCTGCCCGTCAGCGAACTGGAGGGGTCGCGCTACGGCAACTTCGGCTACAACCCGGACTGCAACCGGTTCGTCCGGACGAACGAGGCGGAGACGCGGGGCTACCTCTTCACCAACTTCGAGCAGAGTCCCGGCGACGTCTCCCGGATACCCATCCAGCGCACCGGGGGCGGCGAGTGGCGGGCTGACATGGAGAACGCCCGGAACCTCTCGGACAGCGAGTCCCTCCGAGAGCAGGGTGGGACCCGCATCAACTGCTACGGCGACGTCAGCCCGTGGAACACGTACCTCTCCGCCGAGGAGGAGTACTCCCACCCACGCACCGCCGGGAAGGCGAAGGTCAGTGACTTCACGGAGGGCGAGGGGCCGAACGAACGCGGCGCGGCGCAGTTCTACAACCGCCCGAACCCGACGGGCATCGCGGAGGCCGTCTCCGAGTACTACGGCGAGGACGCCTGGTACCCGCAGGGCACCTTCGCGCTCGCCGGCCTCGAACTGCAGGCGTACTACCTCGGCGCGGACGTCGTCGGGCAGGGCGACGACGCGACGCCAATCGAGAGCCCCTACCCGAATCCCTACCGCTACGGCTACATCGTGGACTTCCGCGGGTCCGACACCGAGGAACCCGAGGCCGTCAAGTACTACTGCATGGGTCGGGCCGCGTGGGAGTGCCCCGACGTGCAGGCCGACGAACGGACGGTCTACCTCTCCTCGGACGGCGCTGACAAGGGCTTCTACAAGTTCGTCGCCGACGAGGCGATTCCAAGCTACGACGACCCGATGGACGTCGAGGGGACGCTCTACGCCGCGAAGGTCACGAACGCCGAGGCGGCCGCCGACAGGCCGCCCGCGGAGGCCGACCTCGAACTGGAGTGGCTGGCGCTCGGCCACGCGACCAACGGCGAGGTCGCGGAGTGGGTCGCCGCCTACGACGACGTCGACCAGGTGGACTACCTCGCGCACGCCGAGACCGACTGGCGCGAGGACCTCGAAACGGCCATCGAGGAGGCCGACCGCGAGGTCGTCGAGAGCGGCAACGCCGACTACGTCTCCGACGAGGAGATTCTCGAGTGGGCCGAACTGTGGAGCGAGGACCCCGAGTCGACGGTGGCCGACCGCGGCCGCCCCGAACTCCGGAAGGTCCCGTTCCTCGAGACGCGGGCCGCGGCGAAGGAGGTCGGCGCGACCGTCGAGTTCCGCAAGAGCGAGGGTATCGACAGCAAGGACGGCGCCGGTCCCGGCGACTACGTCTACCTCGGCCTCTCGGAGGTCAACGCCGGCCTGAGCGACGACACCGGCGACGTGCGACTCGACCGCGTCGACGGCGGCCTCGTCTACCGCGCCGAACTGGAGGCGGACTACGACATCTCCACGCTCGAACCGGTCATCGTCGGCCCCGACGCGACGGACACCGCCGACGTGGCCAACGGCGCCCTCGTCAACGTCGACAACCTGTTCGTCATGAACGACGGGCGCGTCCTCTGCTGTGAGGACGCCGACCAGTTCGGTCGGTCGTACCCCAACGACTGCCTGTACGTCTACACGCCCGACGACGCGGGCGAGGGAGAAGACGAGGACGAAACGGAGGGAGAAGACGACGAGTAGGCGGCGCGGCCCTCACACGGTCGTTCCATCGTCCCCGATTCTCCGGTCTCGTACGCCGCGCGAGTCGGCGGGGCCGCCGAGGGGTTACGACGACCCCGCCAGCCCGTAGCGGCCCTCCTCGACCCACTCCGCCTTCTCCCAGCCACAGTGCGGGCAGGCGTCCTCCTGCCAGTCGAACTCCTCGCTACAGCGCTGACAGTCGACGCGGCGGGGGCCGACGTCGTCCGAGAGTGCCGCGTCTGACTCGGGTGCGTCCTGTTCTGACATGCACCCCGCACGTGGGGAGGGGAGGCACAAAAGTCCACGACCAGCGGTGGCATGGCCCACGACTCCGGGACCCACGAGCCCGGTCGTCTCAGACCGTCGCCCGCCGCCCGAGCACGTAGTTCACCGTCGCGCCGAGGAGGATGACGATGCCGGCGAAGTAGAGGTAGGTGACGAACAGCAGGACGGCCCCGAGGACGCCGTAGGCCTGATACTTCCCCGAGTTCGCGAGGTACGCCTGAAAGACGAACTGCATGACGAGCCAGCTAACCGCCGCCACGGCCGCGCCGGGGAGCGCCGCGCGGACGCTCATCTCGACCGGCGGCAGGACGTAGTACAGCGGGAGGAACGTCACCGTGAGGCCGGCGAGGAGCGCCAGCGCACCGACGACGTTCAGGTAGGGAATCGACCGGAGGAGTTCGGTACCGAGGACGGCCCCGACGGCGACCATCAGGGCGATACCGACGGCGATGGCTCCGAGGGCGACCAGTCCGTCGCGGACCTGCTGGGGGAGCGAGGGGTCGTCGCCCACCTCGTACACCTCCGCGAACGCGATGTCCAGCCCGCGGAACACCTTCAGGGCGCTCCAGACGAGCAAGAGGAAACTCACCGCCCCGGCCCCGGCCCGGCCCGCCCCCCCGGTGAGCGCGTTGCGGACGAGGTCAGCGCCGCTCTGTGAGAGCGCGGACTCCACCTGCCCGACGACGAACTGTGCGAACGCCTCGCCGCCGACCAGCGACCCGACGACGAGGACCATCACCAGCAAGGGGATGATGGAGACGAAGGCGTAGTAGGCGAACCCCGCCGCGAGCAACGTGATGTTGCGGTCCCGGGCGACGTCGACGACCGACCGCACGGTCCCTGTTGCGCTCATTACCGGCTAACCCACACGACCCGGCAGCAAAGGGCTGTTGCCTGACTACCGGAGAGACCCGGTCGCGGGGGCATCACCCGGACCCGCCGAGCATCCGGCGGCGATGCTCGTACTCGTCGTCGTCCACCTCGCCGCGGGCGTAGGCCGTCCGGAGTTCGTCGAGGGCGCGGTCCCCGGGGGTGGTCGCCACCCGATAGAGCGCGTACACGAGGAGGAGGCCGGCGAGCAGACCCACCGCGCCGAGCGCCGGGACGACCCACCAGTTGGCGGTGGCCGCGCCGAACGGCGTCCCGCCCATCATCCACCACCCCATCATCGGCCCGCCGACGAACAGCATCATCAGGAACGGCACGAGCAGCAGCGCCGCGACGAGGACGAGTGCGAGGCGTCCCAGCGAGTCGGTCGAGTCGCTCATGGGACACCCTACGGGCGCGGCGAGCATCACGACCGACCGACGCACGTCGGGTCCTACTCCCGGTCGCCCGACCCGAGGGCGCTCTCGCCGACCGGGTCGTGCCCCTCGATGGCCTCCTGTCCACCCATGTACGGGCGCAGGGCCTCGGGGACGGTGACGGTACCGTCGTCGTTCTGGTAGTACTCGAGGATGGCGACCATCACGCGCGGGAGCGCCAGCCCCGACCCGTTGAGCGTGTGGAGGTGCTCGGCGCTCTCGTGGCGTTCGGGCCGGTAGCGGATGCCCGCCCGGCGCGCCTGAAAGTCCTCGAAGTTCGACACCGACGAGACTTCGAGCCAGCGGCCGCCCTCCTCGGGACCGTCGTCCATGTCGTCGGCGGGGGCCCACACTTCGATGTCGTACTTCTTCGACTGGGTGAACCCGAGGTCGCCGGTACACATCTCGAGGATGCGGTAGGGCAAGCCGAGACGTCGGAGGACCTCCTCGGCCTCGTCGACGAGGCCCTCGAAGCGGTCGTAGCTCTCCTCGGGACGGACGAAGTTGACCATCTCCACCTTGTTGAACTGGTGGACGCGGACGATTCCCCGCGTTTCGGTGCCGTGTTCGCCCGCCTCCCGCCGGAAGTTCGGCGAGTACGCCTGATGCTTGACCGGGAGGTCCTCGTCGAGCAGAATCTCGTCGCGGTACATGTTCGTCACCGGCACCTCCGCGGTCGGCAGGAGCCACAGGTCGTCGTCGTCGTAGTCGGCGTCGTTCGACTCGCCGAGGCGGTAGGCGTCCTCGACGAACTTGGGGAACTGGCCGGTGCCGGTCATCGACCGCGAGTTGACGGGGATGGGTGGGAACACGTCGGTGTAGCCCTGTTCGCGGTGGACGTCGAGGAAGAACTGGACGAGGGCGTGTTCGAGGCGCGCGCCGTCGCCCTTCAGGAAGTAGAACCCCCCGCCCGAGACCTTCGCGCCGCGCTGGAAGTCGAGAATTTCGAGGTCCTCGCCGAGGTCGTAGTGGGGGACCACGTCCGCGGGCAGGTCGCGCAGGTCGTCGAACCCCTCGCGGCGGCGTTCGACGTTCTCCTCCTCGGTCTGGCCCACCGGGACCGACTCGTGGGGTATCTGGGGGAGTTCGAGGAGCGCTGCTTCGAGTTCCGCCTCCAGTTCGTCGGCGCGCTCCTCGACGGTCTCCAGTTCGTCTTTCAGTTCGCTCGACCGCTCGATGGCCTCCTGTGCGGCCTCCTCGTCG
Proteins encoded:
- a CDS encoding YihY/virulence factor BrkB family protein gives rise to the protein MSATGTVRSVVDVARDRNITLLAAGFAYYAFVSIIPLLVMVLVVGSLVGGEAFAQFVVGQVESALSQSGADLVRNALTGGAGRAGAGAVSFLLLVWSALKVFRGLDIAFAEVYEVGDDPSLPQQVRDGLVALGAIAVGIALMVAVGAVLGTELLRSIPYLNVVGALALLAGLTVTFLPLYYVLPPVEMSVRAALPGAAVAAVSWLVMQFVFQAYLANSGKYQAYGVLGAVLLFVTYLYFAGIVILLGATVNYVLGRRATV
- the serS gene encoding serine--tRNA ligase, with the translated sequence MLSRQFVRENPEVVRDALEKKGVTDVDLDRVLEVDDEWRELKARGDDLRHERNEVSGRIGELKREGDEEAAQEAIERSSELKDELETVEERADELEAELEAALLELPQIPHESVPVGQTEEENVERRREGFDDLRDLPADVVPHYDLGEDLEILDFQRGAKVSGGGFYFLKGDGARLEHALVQFFLDVHREQGYTDVFPPIPVNSRSMTGTGQFPKFVEDAYRLGESNDADYDDDDLWLLPTAEVPVTNMYRDEILLDEDLPVKHQAYSPNFRREAGEHGTETRGIVRVHQFNKVEMVNFVRPEESYDRFEGLVDEAEEVLRRLGLPYRILEMCTGDLGFTQSKKYDIEVWAPADDMDDGPEEGGRWLEVSSVSNFEDFQARRAGIRYRPERHESAEHLHTLNGSGLALPRVMVAILEYYQNDDGTVTVPEALRPYMGGQEAIEGHDPVGESALGSGDRE
- a CDS encoding OFA family MFS transporter: MAPSSDEADYAARARDHLGFSRWWLVVAAILAMAAISPYQYVWSSIEGPLAEDLGVPLPQLGVVFTLFVIVQAGSQFPVGWWRDEHGPRALTVLSALLAGGAYFLLSYATEIWHLYALYSLGAVGVGIAYTVAVNTAIKWFPDRRGLTTGLGTMAYAGGAALVVPYVRANATVAAYSDVLRTMGVGIGLCILVAAFVLRDPPASWYDRVATDGGEGEAENTASAGRNVGPRTMLRTWQFWLMYGMFVAGSGAGLMLTAKIVSFAGAMELTAVTATLSATLLPIAGGVGRVVMGGLSDRTSRRTALVASFGLTGLGLLAVVEFSRVGPTVAFLLSVVVATFFWSAQYTLFPSIVADYYGEQRSSANYALLYSGKMWGGVFGGAVTGWLVTVVGWPTTFQVGATLALVAGVAAVALRPPTVDGVGHASETAVGSED
- a CDS encoding DUF367 family protein, whose product is MELHVRYEGDDDPKKCSARKLARFDLTELHRSARATPTGIVLDPFAEQALSPPDKDGFDALVALDCSWETAKREAFDLRGHHRALPFLVAGNPVSYGTPFRLNTVEAFAGALCILGEREHAEDILSKFRWGHTFLELNDEPLRRYAACADSSEVVAVQSDYLADEESDENGDSPGER
- a CDS encoding 50S ribosomal protein L40e; the encoded protein is MASFDEAEARILSKMICMRCNARNPQRAEHCRKCGYSKLRPKAKERRAV
- a CDS encoding luciferase domain-containing protein, with the translated sequence MSIDTESDASSRIEAVVAAVSEWPGISLVEGRSGGRTVRLGPREIGTLRYAGTLTITYPVVLHEALVDAGWAAPDPLAPVSGRTVFRVRSGADIERALSLLRVSYLFHALRRSDTPEGREALDAVDVPADLDHVGAPYPVREFLVKLAGRPA
- a CDS encoding SHOCT domain-containing protein, whose protein sequence is MSDSTDSLGRLALVLVAALLLVPFLMMLFVGGPMMGWWMMGGTPFGAATANWWVVPALGAVGLLAGLLLVYALYRVATTPGDRALDELRTAYARGEVDDDEYEHRRRMLGGSG
- a CDS encoding alkaline phosphatase PhoX, whose protein sequence is MVEFTRRNLMETSVAAALGASVAGEASGQEEDGDTPGAPMVRDGTLERFAWTALGAEVTGPEVTRSGTLFFSVQHPSRANPAPFNKGSIGYVKGYDFTAGSEVGTVGIPKTNEQQGRVKVGSGEFTVLAQEGDNIGGGHDLGYPVTPDGLPVSELEGSRYGNFGYNPDCNRFVRTNEAETRGYLFTNFEQSPGDVSRIPIQRTGGGEWRADMENARNLSDSESLREQGGTRINCYGDVSPWNTYLSAEEEYSHPRTAGKAKVSDFTEGEGPNERGAAQFYNRPNPTGIAEAVSEYYGEDAWYPQGTFALAGLELQAYYLGADVVGQGDDATPIESPYPNPYRYGYIVDFRGSDTEEPEAVKYYCMGRAAWECPDVQADERTVYLSSDGADKGFYKFVADEAIPSYDDPMDVEGTLYAAKVTNAEAAADRPPAEADLELEWLALGHATNGEVAEWVAAYDDVDQVDYLAHAETDWREDLETAIEEADREVVESGNADYVSDEEILEWAELWSEDPESTVADRGRPELRKVPFLETRAAAKEVGATVEFRKSEGIDSKDGAGPGDYVYLGLSEVNAGLSDDTGDVRLDRVDGGLVYRAELEADYDISTLEPVIVGPDATDTADVANGALVNVDNLFVMNDGRVLCCEDADQFGRSYPNDCLYVYTPDDAGEGEDEDETEGEDDE
- a CDS encoding nuclear transport factor 2 family protein; its protein translation is MESQSLAREYYRAIDEGDYEALTDLLAPDFVHDRPDRSIEGREAFVRFMREERPETDTTHEVDALYRGGDRVAAEGRLVRSTGEVWFRFVDVFTTSDGTLTGLTTYTH